Proteins from one Halopseudomonas pelagia genomic window:
- a CDS encoding condensin complex protein MksE, with translation MTISHPLTGTLSQMPALAELFRLFLSGKHLNRLAEPALWAELEQQEDSYTALFVALGFDLRLDARGFAWFHSGEANSNIGKASRQLALLFMVIFDAQSNAGKALQRFTDWLIDSDWLSEVYKQQQELLDAEGLHPDALQDHLVRACNLGFAVAEPNGWRLLPAVCRYLDHFEGLALTAKDDSDEASPVADEDTALEITDDGEKD, from the coding sequence ATGACAATTTCTCACCCTTTGACAGGCACACTGTCGCAGATGCCGGCATTGGCGGAGCTATTTCGATTGTTTCTTTCCGGCAAGCACCTGAACCGGCTGGCAGAGCCTGCGCTGTGGGCTGAACTGGAACAACAAGAAGACAGCTATACCGCCTTGTTTGTCGCGCTGGGGTTTGACCTGCGTTTGGATGCCAGAGGTTTTGCCTGGTTCCACAGCGGAGAAGCCAACAGCAACATAGGCAAAGCCAGCCGCCAGCTGGCCTTGCTTTTCATGGTGATCTTCGACGCCCAGTCCAATGCAGGCAAAGCCCTGCAACGCTTTACTGACTGGCTGATCGACAGCGACTGGCTGAGCGAAGTCTACAAGCAACAGCAAGAGCTGCTGGACGCTGAGGGCCTGCACCCTGATGCTCTTCAAGATCATTTGGTTCGCGCCTGCAACCTGGGCTTCGCCGTGGCCGAGCCAAACGGCTGGCGACTGCTGCCTGCGGTGTGCCGCTACCTTGACCACTTCGAAGGCCTGGCACTGACCGCCAAGGACGACAGCGATGAGGCAAGCCCGGTTGCTGACGAGGATACTGCCCTTGAGATAACGGACGACGGGGAGAAGGACTGA
- a CDS encoding glycine-rich domain-containing protein — protein sequence MSQQFDEAVFEQALAVTAAWDFSLAIEKILDVKRGEWTQVRAKKAVQNYKRYMAVTKALGGVQMVPNGDIDEIWHLHILDTRAYMDDCNALFGEYLHHYPYFGMLGEENRQQWLQVQSVSTSLWEQLFDEPLYGADSAAQKCPQVCPCHIDDLTITSSGLSDALRRA from the coding sequence GTGTCCCAACAATTTGATGAAGCGGTATTTGAGCAAGCCTTGGCGGTGACTGCAGCTTGGGATTTCAGTTTAGCTATTGAAAAAATATTGGATGTGAAAAGGGGAGAATGGACTCAAGTGCGTGCCAAAAAAGCCGTGCAAAACTATAAGCGTTACATGGCAGTGACTAAGGCGCTGGGTGGTGTGCAAATGGTGCCTAACGGGGATATTGATGAAATTTGGCACCTACATATCCTTGATACCAGAGCCTATATGGATGATTGCAATGCGCTGTTTGGTGAGTACCTTCACCATTATCCTTATTTCGGCATGCTCGGCGAAGAGAACCGACAGCAATGGCTTCAGGTACAAAGCGTGTCTACAAGCCTATGGGAGCAGCTATTTGACGAGCCGCTTTACGGTGCCGATAGTGCCGCACAAAAATGTCCACAAGTTTGCCCCTGCCATATCGACGATTTGACGATCACATCGTCAGGACTGTCTGATGCCCTTAGACGCGCGTGA
- a CDS encoding TauD/TfdA family dioxygenase, translating to MSEHPISHNVVRWPGEKKIRSSALQLDQVALSENGFQIIRQYGTDVSRLECDLDRLSGGQLYYSNRMGVLCHQYSVLPESPNFSEQMLCGGFHSDFMFQPNPPAYIALLCLQQDPRHPLYGRNQVVHMRSFVERVQQAFGLSEQDLKEYRLVYDLAERGRFEQPILDDLDGKTIFRFHELLLGKKQMQWGSAEMSVVSMLHAVMMDITSDICLESGDLLLLSNHHVLHRRGECSIKFEGLTGEWHARKMASIRFNL from the coding sequence GTGAGTGAGCACCCTATCAGCCATAATGTGGTGCGTTGGCCCGGCGAAAAGAAAATTCGGAGCAGCGCTCTGCAGCTGGACCAAGTTGCGCTCTCCGAAAATGGCTTCCAAATTATACGCCAATACGGAACTGATGTTTCGCGGCTTGAATGTGACTTGGATCGGCTATCGGGTGGCCAGCTGTATTATTCCAACCGGATGGGAGTGCTTTGCCACCAATACAGCGTACTTCCTGAGAGCCCAAATTTTTCTGAGCAGATGCTTTGCGGTGGTTTCCACTCGGATTTCATGTTCCAACCGAATCCTCCAGCCTACATTGCATTGCTTTGTCTTCAACAAGACCCCAGGCACCCACTTTATGGCCGCAACCAAGTGGTACACATGCGATCTTTTGTTGAGCGGGTGCAGCAAGCGTTTGGGTTGAGCGAGCAGGACCTTAAGGAATACAGATTAGTGTATGACCTTGCTGAACGAGGCCGCTTTGAGCAACCGATCCTAGACGATCTAGACGGAAAAACCATTTTCCGGTTTCACGAACTGTTGTTGGGTAAAAAACAGATGCAGTGGGGCTCGGCCGAAATGTCCGTGGTGAGCATGCTGCATGCTGTAATGATGGATATCACGTCTGACATATGCCTAGAGAGCGGCGATCTGCTGCTTTTATCAAATCATCATGTTCTGCACCGACGCGGAGAGTGCAGTATCAAGTTCGAAGGTTTGACCGGTGAATGGCACGCACGGAAAATGGCTAGCATCAGGTTTAACCTATGA
- a CDS encoding radical SAM/SPASM domain-containing protein, with translation MNYGFNTRYSIENQTAAGHGIVFFIRKEHRDDIVVLDELSVALLERAEKTGGISESDADKATFARLVGENILVPFTPSDSLEHLPYVEDLNFWLQVTDSCNLACSYCYIPSLNSNQLFRSDLFDVLTRKLLEVKGLRTVSIKLAGGEPLMAFKKWHANVAKLKKVLAEEKIELQLRLITNLTTLTDSMIDFIKEYDIAISVSLDGLAAYHDKNRIYTGTQKGTFEVVDKNIKRLQHAGITPSVMVTVTSENHKGIPDLVGYLIENDITFRLADAKGGYINPGEFLSAMEKVSDVIQAGVDDGFPVSRRIVVSDLRTHYPSSTPCSMGKNAAAIYLDGSVYFCHTEFGKGKPLGHLDDDKGLLDIIQKGRERHFGLSDDCQQCEYRLICAGGCPLYRVEGKSPMCQSYKKIIRQVFDLYEREKDLL, from the coding sequence ATGAATTATGGCTTCAACACTCGGTACAGTATTGAGAATCAGACCGCTGCAGGTCACGGGATAGTTTTTTTTATTCGAAAAGAGCATCGAGACGATATAGTCGTCTTAGATGAACTCTCAGTTGCACTATTAGAAAGAGCAGAAAAAACAGGGGGAATCAGTGAAAGTGATGCGGACAAAGCCACCTTCGCACGACTAGTAGGCGAAAATATCTTAGTCCCCTTCACTCCTTCTGACTCCTTAGAACATCTTCCATATGTTGAAGATCTCAATTTCTGGTTGCAGGTAACGGATAGCTGCAATCTAGCTTGTAGCTATTGCTATATCCCATCATTGAATAGCAATCAGCTGTTTCGCTCCGATCTGTTTGACGTCCTTACGCGCAAGCTATTGGAGGTAAAAGGCCTGCGTACTGTGAGCATCAAACTCGCAGGTGGCGAACCCTTGATGGCGTTCAAAAAGTGGCATGCGAATGTTGCCAAACTCAAGAAGGTACTGGCGGAAGAGAAAATCGAACTGCAGCTGCGGCTAATAACCAATCTTACAACACTGACAGATTCGATGATCGATTTCATTAAGGAATACGATATTGCAATCTCAGTCTCTCTTGATGGCCTCGCCGCCTACCATGACAAGAACAGAATTTACACGGGCACACAAAAGGGTACCTTTGAGGTTGTCGATAAGAACATCAAACGGTTGCAACATGCGGGTATCACTCCAAGTGTAATGGTCACAGTAACGTCAGAAAATCACAAGGGCATTCCGGATCTGGTGGGCTATCTAATAGAGAACGATATCACCTTCCGTCTTGCCGATGCTAAAGGCGGGTACATTAATCCCGGTGAGTTCCTTTCTGCTATGGAGAAAGTCTCTGATGTGATCCAAGCCGGTGTGGATGATGGCTTTCCAGTAAGTAGGCGTATTGTTGTCTCCGATTTGCGTACCCATTACCCCAGCTCAACCCCCTGCTCGATGGGTAAGAATGCTGCAGCCATTTATCTAGATGGCTCAGTCTATTTTTGCCATACCGAATTTGGCAAGGGTAAGCCGCTGGGGCATCTCGATGATGACAAGGGGCTTCTGGATATTATTCAAAAAGGCAGGGAAAGACACTTTGGTTTGAGCGATGACTGCCAGCAATGCGAGTACCGACTGATTTGTGCGGGTGGTTGCCCTCTCTATCGTGTAGAGGGAAAGAGTCCCATGTGCCAATCCTACAAGAAGATCATCAGGCAGGTATTCGATTTATATGAGCGCGAAAAAGACCTTCTTTGA
- a CDS encoding ATP-binding cassette domain-containing protein: MSAKKTFFEITGITENNLKNIDFYAEAAEVILINGVSGSGKSTLVNQVIAAEAMRQSKLRRKSDNLFDYCVRPNFQAATRMPESAIISQRSVMPSASSTFGTRTGLNDLLIRLFVQRGEIHYRGSTISKPSIETIIQFRQLYHPQARILGCIARYEEIGRTQIDLLRNAGIKQVFLRAEGKHALRPLALGKLVTSKLTACEVFIDLDIGDAPALLKKSKAVPVLMDDSLEIDFNECGVALEDGTVFRLPSKLLFSRSAMSSHSGCCRVCGGTGTVTHYDVERTVDGQAPLKNGFLNVPLSPSGRYKGFKFLPSGLLALLKKEGIDVNKSYCSLSNEHKSTILNILKDKLARNNNDPAAQQFISIEPCNDCEGSGLGWQARSVTFNGKSIAYFFGLTPSKLLTELLFPVTNKDDGMHKLRVVLDYLSALSIDHINLNRPTLSMSSGELQRMRLLPVLINQYSGRLVIIDEPSSNLQYRDNLKILQLINQLRARNNSILIVDHNPVYRTIADRTVKIGPGPGHRGGFYCVADDYAQSVAGLGNLVKNFKPAADFKYITLELQRLRSLHLEKVRIPYSAFTAIIGSSGAGKSTLCRELIYPALLQRSENVVLLDSTPPRGASNSIVATYLNVFDKIRKFYAQSDGCELAESDFSFNSTGACGHCQGTGIVAEQVCSLCFGSRFRSEIALLGVEGITLTDLLAADLDQIPLDGGLAFLSAAINILKRLSLSHLSLGRKTGSLSGGELQRLKVARFLMAHQSDRNSSSSFVILDEPCRGLDPQAVKDLFETLKDFLSDATVLVIEHNPHFIYRCEFIIDMGEGSGLKDDSTVVQGQIGEKEFPSLNHARILTESGSPNGLLIPCEETDLHIEDDEFPKELNGKRYGLILPLFIKQKNFALEEKFSEYFNLVTPDDNIFLHRSREALERALQKERRFFFNPFIALLERFPRVPISLQREILKKFDKRNIDCDDNPWSFRVCADSLQSAYLNGAGVVIVPRTNGNFDYHTVRLLSLHERVVDRAFPHEFAFNLYRNSCHYCSGYGHIQSYPLREWINSSCSVLESDFMHYPLHKVIPKATIKRFAKEELFDLSKPAVTLSEHELNILLYGFKAYKFRKRDERDDSESAFFEWRGVNSYLYRNAEKLSPGKNINNSIEWLTCPFCIQGYSDKVRFYGFEGGVITDFLREDL, translated from the coding sequence ATGAGCGCGAAAAAGACCTTCTTTGAAATCACCGGTATTACCGAGAACAATCTCAAGAACATTGACTTCTATGCAGAAGCCGCAGAAGTGATTTTGATTAATGGTGTTAGCGGGTCTGGAAAATCCACCTTAGTCAATCAGGTAATAGCGGCTGAGGCAATGCGGCAGAGCAAGCTACGCCGCAAGAGCGATAATCTCTTTGATTACTGTGTCCGCCCTAATTTTCAGGCCGCAACTCGCATGCCTGAGTCAGCCATAATTTCTCAGCGCTCCGTCATGCCTTCTGCGTCATCGACCTTCGGAACACGAACAGGACTCAATGATTTGCTGATCAGGCTATTCGTTCAGCGGGGCGAGATTCATTATCGCGGGAGCACGATTTCTAAACCGAGTATTGAGACTATCATACAGTTTCGTCAGCTGTATCACCCGCAGGCTCGAATACTAGGTTGCATTGCTCGCTATGAGGAAATTGGACGTACCCAAATAGACCTTCTACGTAATGCTGGGATCAAGCAGGTTTTCCTTCGGGCAGAAGGAAAACATGCACTGAGGCCACTTGCTCTGGGCAAGCTGGTCACCTCCAAGCTTACTGCATGTGAGGTCTTCATTGATTTAGATATTGGCGATGCCCCAGCTCTGTTGAAAAAAAGCAAAGCAGTCCCAGTACTGATGGATGACTCCCTTGAGATAGATTTCAACGAATGCGGCGTTGCGCTAGAAGACGGGACGGTCTTTAGGTTGCCATCCAAACTGTTGTTTTCACGCTCAGCAATGTCGTCCCACTCAGGATGCTGCCGAGTATGTGGCGGCACTGGAACTGTGACTCACTACGATGTTGAACGGACCGTTGATGGACAGGCTCCATTAAAAAACGGTTTCCTGAATGTCCCGCTCTCCCCATCGGGACGTTACAAAGGTTTTAAGTTTCTACCTTCTGGCCTCTTAGCCTTGCTGAAGAAGGAAGGAATCGATGTTAATAAGTCATATTGCTCTCTCAGTAATGAGCACAAATCAACAATTCTGAATATTTTGAAAGACAAGCTAGCCCGAAACAATAACGACCCCGCAGCTCAGCAATTTATTTCTATTGAGCCATGCAATGACTGCGAGGGAAGTGGCTTAGGCTGGCAGGCTCGATCGGTCACCTTCAATGGAAAGTCCATAGCCTACTTTTTCGGGCTAACACCATCCAAATTACTTACCGAGTTACTATTTCCGGTTACTAATAAGGATGATGGCATGCACAAGCTACGAGTCGTGCTGGATTACCTATCGGCGCTGTCCATTGACCACATCAATCTGAACAGACCTACTTTGAGCATGAGCTCAGGTGAACTTCAAAGAATGAGGTTACTGCCTGTACTAATCAATCAATATTCAGGACGCCTCGTAATTATTGATGAGCCCTCCTCGAACCTACAATATCGTGACAACCTAAAAATACTCCAACTCATCAATCAGCTAAGAGCGCGCAACAATTCGATTCTCATTGTGGACCATAACCCGGTGTATCGCACGATCGCTGATAGGACAGTAAAGATTGGACCTGGTCCGGGACATAGGGGCGGTTTTTACTGCGTAGCTGACGATTACGCTCAATCAGTCGCTGGCTTGGGCAATTTGGTTAAAAATTTCAAGCCAGCAGCCGATTTTAAATATATCACCCTCGAGTTACAACGCTTACGATCTCTACATTTGGAAAAGGTACGTATTCCTTATAGTGCTTTCACCGCAATTATCGGATCCAGTGGGGCAGGAAAGTCTACATTATGTCGCGAACTAATCTACCCGGCACTACTGCAGCGTAGTGAAAACGTCGTTCTGCTTGACAGCACTCCACCGCGTGGCGCCTCAAACTCTATTGTGGCTACCTACCTTAACGTATTCGATAAAATACGAAAGTTTTATGCCCAAAGTGACGGTTGCGAGTTAGCTGAAAGCGATTTCAGTTTTAATTCAACGGGGGCATGCGGTCACTGCCAAGGCACGGGTATTGTTGCCGAACAGGTCTGCAGTCTGTGCTTTGGTAGTCGCTTCAGATCTGAAATAGCGCTATTAGGTGTTGAGGGAATTACTCTTACTGATCTATTGGCCGCCGACCTAGACCAAATTCCTTTGGACGGCGGACTAGCCTTTCTCTCTGCAGCGATAAATATTTTGAAACGGCTTTCTCTTTCTCACCTTAGTTTGGGGCGAAAGACCGGAAGTCTTAGCGGTGGCGAACTGCAGAGACTAAAAGTCGCCAGATTCTTAATGGCGCATCAGTCTGACCGCAACTCTAGTAGCTCGTTTGTGATCCTGGACGAGCCTTGCCGTGGGCTTGACCCTCAAGCAGTGAAAGACCTTTTCGAAACACTGAAGGATTTTCTGTCAGATGCGACTGTATTAGTAATCGAGCACAATCCTCATTTTATATACAGGTGCGAATTCATAATAGATATGGGCGAGGGCTCTGGGCTTAAAGACGACTCCACGGTGGTTCAAGGGCAAATAGGAGAGAAAGAATTCCCCAGTCTCAATCACGCGCGGATATTGACAGAGTCTGGTTCGCCTAACGGTCTTCTAATTCCTTGTGAAGAAACTGATCTTCACATCGAGGATGACGAGTTTCCTAAGGAGCTAAACGGAAAACGTTATGGGTTAATCCTTCCACTTTTTATCAAGCAGAAAAACTTTGCTCTCGAAGAGAAATTCAGTGAATATTTTAACCTTGTAACCCCTGATGACAATATTTTTTTACACAGAAGTCGAGAAGCGTTGGAGCGCGCATTGCAGAAGGAGCGCCGGTTTTTCTTCAATCCGTTCATTGCGCTACTAGAGCGTTTCCCACGAGTACCGATATCACTGCAGCGAGAAATTCTCAAGAAATTCGACAAGCGCAATATCGACTGCGATGATAATCCTTGGTCATTTAGGGTGTGTGCCGATTCGCTGCAGTCAGCTTACTTGAATGGAGCCGGCGTGGTAATAGTGCCTAGGACAAACGGGAACTTTGACTATCACACAGTACGCTTATTAAGCCTTCATGAGCGCGTAGTAGATCGAGCCTTCCCTCACGAGTTCGCTTTTAATTTATATAGGAACTCCTGCCACTATTGCAGCGGTTACGGCCACATTCAGAGCTACCCCTTAAGAGAGTGGATCAATTCCTCATGCTCCGTTCTCGAAAGTGATTTCATGCACTACCCCTTACATAAAGTGATCCCTAAGGCGACGATTAAGCGTTTCGCCAAGGAGGAGCTATTTGATCTTTCAAAGCCTGCTGTAACTTTATCCGAGCATGAACTAAACATCCTACTTTATGGCTTCAAGGCATATAAATTTAGAAAGCGAGATGAACGCGATGACTCAGAGTCAGCATTCTTTGAGTGGCGTGGAGTGAACTCCTACCTGTATCGTAATGCCGAAAAGCTGAGTCCAGGCAAAAACATCAATAATTCCATAGAGTGGTTAACTTGCCCTTTCTGCATACAGGGATATTCCGACAAGGTCAGGTTTTATGGGTTTGAAGGCGGTGTTATTACTGACTTCTTGAGAGAGGATTTATAG
- a CDS encoding tyrosine-type recombinase/integrase: protein MSRPLYGSALRAKRNNINYSNAEAQVHDAMPGLIATHLPALSGCPLDREEFGAQVHNFQRFLRTEYPDIKRFKIAYEFLADFVAKGNEQGLWQLDIPAIIVSVSRTTTSRSHHNFKAGIRAGKLYQSWLHQLAIEKHSSDPETRLADVLISALFYGGLANPRAVTSLANVLVSEPKPLQIAGDNGAFAWIDLILIGDKDPLNDKASDESGTKWQSLHRFYPDNRTLGQLVQFQHIKKYTDLRESGERNQSDVWEILRKRLAGSTQKNSITSLSAFCQGAQAVTETLPDVELPQALLECAAGRVGSVSLPSKLLQKWLLITLDDATPKTFSLSGVQIAWKCGQPKTSLNHGTQNSYSDSGEKRSVDALIKQISAALQAEISGVKNTPARAIARLQEIGGQALPLNAALLVDWLLDCLVTRKIKVSSASRYFSELGSLWLFHTNEADIDDMDESELEQVYRQILTFKPGEKIKSLNYLQARLRDLHRFATQSDHYGLPELTGFFECAGDTQLQPQVRTGYIPEHNYQAMIRGVRNLTGVDRDTKEGLAVLLILAYRTGLRRGELLKLRLSDIEKSDEYWFYVVNNRYGNNKTDSARRRIPVYLLLLPNELERFRQYLNHRLAQNKNHINTLLFSEPHAVSVPYRGSIVSGLTKDLLSFQGLDELSFHHFRHSTLTNIFVVMEENPDLIQKLTGYSVDQAKKIRSELFCSNPMSSRDKYSAIAGLAGHLVPDTTFLYYVHETSLLFWQQLAKFDPVLDKEQISRLSGLSSKAINPYFIANDETVRLSAMRPEILKRLAPMSRTFKTKTLSTVATEEAPYTPLRPKPTVRDCHAVLRDLEDGDPVLTLSVRYAIDKNKILGWREAAKEIQSLTTKAGNSRHFPKDVVPKAIGIPLAPIRPQDRATAAETDKVISLLRDAYGEDSIGIRWCIEYWKNNTSQAKPGTRFTHFEDAAKFVNSLERVIPKGRWGLNILVAPKVSIEELDTWRSLGISYQMQEVSQGSSVQAYLRLRHINEKEIIGKRKHIKQFSSQLLNYVFHMLAIMVDGVGYEQPQCAGAKQ, encoded by the coding sequence ATGAGTAGGCCTCTGTATGGCTCGGCTTTGCGGGCAAAAAGAAATAACATAAATTACTCGAATGCTGAAGCGCAGGTGCATGACGCTATGCCCGGCTTGATAGCTACTCACCTGCCTGCACTATCGGGATGTCCACTTGATCGTGAGGAGTTTGGTGCTCAAGTACATAACTTTCAACGCTTTCTCAGGACGGAATACCCTGATATTAAAAGGTTTAAGATCGCTTACGAGTTTCTGGCTGATTTTGTAGCGAAAGGCAATGAGCAAGGTTTATGGCAACTGGACATACCGGCAATTATTGTCAGTGTTTCGAGGACGACCACTAGCCGAAGTCATCACAATTTCAAGGCAGGCATCAGGGCCGGCAAGCTGTACCAGAGTTGGCTGCACCAGTTGGCTATCGAAAAGCATTCATCAGATCCAGAAACCAGGCTGGCCGATGTACTTATTTCAGCACTTTTTTATGGAGGCTTGGCAAATCCCCGAGCAGTTACCAGCCTCGCCAATGTGCTCGTTAGTGAGCCTAAGCCATTACAAATTGCCGGGGACAACGGTGCGTTTGCTTGGATAGATTTGATCTTAATTGGTGATAAAGACCCCTTGAATGATAAGGCTTCTGACGAAAGCGGTACAAAATGGCAATCACTCCATAGGTTTTATCCAGACAACAGAACACTCGGACAGCTCGTTCAGTTTCAGCACATAAAGAAATACACCGACCTAAGAGAATCTGGAGAGCGTAATCAATCTGACGTTTGGGAGATTCTGAGGAAGAGGCTGGCAGGCAGCACTCAAAAAAATTCGATCACTAGTCTCAGCGCCTTCTGCCAAGGTGCTCAAGCGGTTACAGAAACATTACCTGATGTTGAGTTGCCGCAAGCATTGCTAGAGTGCGCAGCGGGTCGTGTTGGTTCAGTGTCGCTACCGTCGAAATTGTTACAGAAGTGGCTTCTGATAACTCTTGACGACGCCACGCCGAAGACGTTTTCCCTAAGCGGCGTGCAGATCGCCTGGAAATGTGGCCAGCCAAAAACCTCTCTAAACCACGGAACCCAAAACAGCTACTCAGATTCCGGCGAAAAGAGATCAGTAGACGCTCTTATAAAGCAAATTAGTGCTGCTTTGCAGGCAGAGATTTCCGGAGTAAAAAATACGCCAGCTCGTGCCATAGCGCGGCTGCAGGAAATAGGTGGTCAAGCGCTCCCGTTGAACGCTGCCCTTCTGGTCGACTGGCTCCTCGACTGTCTTGTCACACGCAAAATCAAGGTGTCTTCGGCTTCGCGTTACTTTTCCGAGTTGGGAAGTCTTTGGCTGTTTCATACAAACGAAGCTGACATCGATGATATGGATGAAAGCGAGCTCGAACAGGTCTATCGGCAGATACTTACTTTCAAGCCTGGGGAGAAAATCAAGTCCCTGAATTATCTCCAAGCTCGCTTGCGGGATTTACATCGATTCGCAACCCAGTCGGATCATTACGGACTACCCGAGTTAACCGGCTTTTTTGAGTGCGCGGGCGATACACAGTTACAGCCACAGGTCAGGACAGGGTACATCCCGGAGCACAACTACCAAGCCATGATTCGAGGCGTGCGAAACCTGACGGGCGTTGACCGAGACACAAAGGAAGGTCTTGCTGTGCTCCTGATCCTGGCATACCGCACCGGCCTGCGGCGAGGGGAGCTGCTCAAGCTGAGACTGTCAGACATCGAAAAGTCTGATGAGTACTGGTTCTATGTGGTAAATAATCGCTACGGGAACAATAAAACCGACTCGGCACGTCGAAGAATTCCCGTTTACTTACTGCTGCTGCCTAACGAGCTAGAACGGTTTCGTCAGTATTTAAACCACCGTCTTGCTCAAAACAAGAATCACATAAACACACTGCTTTTTTCAGAACCGCATGCAGTGAGTGTACCGTATAGAGGCAGCATCGTTTCAGGCCTCACCAAGGACCTTCTAAGCTTCCAGGGCCTGGATGAGCTGTCATTCCATCACTTCAGACACAGTACTTTGACAAACATATTTGTCGTGATGGAGGAGAATCCGGACTTAATTCAAAAGCTGACCGGATACAGTGTTGATCAGGCCAAAAAAATACGCTCTGAGTTGTTCTGCTCAAATCCGATGAGTAGTCGAGACAAGTACAGTGCGATAGCCGGGCTTGCTGGGCACCTGGTGCCTGATACAACATTTTTGTACTACGTTCATGAGACAAGCCTGCTCTTCTGGCAGCAGCTTGCTAAATTCGATCCAGTGCTGGACAAAGAGCAAATTTCTCGTCTAAGTGGTCTTTCGTCTAAGGCCATAAATCCGTATTTCATTGCTAATGACGAAACAGTCAGGCTTTCAGCTATGCGGCCCGAGATTTTGAAACGGCTTGCGCCGATGTCTCGGACCTTTAAGACAAAAACGTTAAGCACTGTTGCGACTGAAGAAGCTCCCTACACGCCTTTGAGACCGAAGCCAACAGTTCGTGATTGCCACGCTGTACTTCGTGATCTGGAGGATGGTGACCCTGTCCTTACGCTTTCTGTGCGTTATGCCATTGATAAAAACAAAATACTTGGATGGCGTGAGGCTGCTAAGGAAATACAAAGTTTAACTACAAAGGCCGGAAACAGTCGACACTTCCCCAAGGATGTGGTCCCAAAGGCCATCGGAATCCCCTTGGCGCCGATAAGACCTCAAGATAGAGCGACCGCGGCTGAGACTGATAAGGTGATCTCGCTTCTGCGGGACGCATACGGCGAAGACAGTATAGGAATTAGGTGGTGTATAGAATATTGGAAAAATAACACGAGCCAAGCGAAGCCAGGTACACGGTTTACCCATTTTGAAGATGCAGCAAAATTTGTAAATTCACTTGAACGGGTCATACCTAAAGGACGCTGGGGCTTGAATATTTTAGTAGCTCCAAAGGTTTCCATTGAAGAGCTGGATACCTGGCGTTCGCTAGGCATAAGCTACCAAATGCAAGAGGTCTCCCAGGGCAGCTCGGTTCAGGCATATCTGAGATTAAGGCATATCAACGAAAAAGAAATCATTGGTAAAAGGAAGCACATAAAGCAGTTTTCCTCGCAGCTGCTGAACTATGTGTTTCACATGCTTGCGATAATGGTCGACGGAGTCGGTTATGAGCAACCGCAGTGCGCCGGCGCAAAGCAGTAA
- a CDS encoding LysE family translocator — protein MAFETWLIYLLAAIGLSLSPGPNGLLALTHGALHGRRMTLYTILGSCIGFIIVIALSMFGIGALLNASLAWLTVLKWVGGAYLVWLGIQVWRSPPIGITDYTAVASRSPGSLFRQGALAAISNPKVILFFAAFLPQFIDPSRSLLVQFVVLAGTFAVVEFSIELVVASLANRISKWLTKVGRRFNQGCGAAFIAIGVALPLPLRS, from the coding sequence ATGGCATTTGAAACCTGGTTAATCTATCTGCTGGCGGCTATTGGCTTGTCCTTGTCGCCCGGCCCAAACGGTTTGCTGGCGCTGACGCATGGCGCGCTGCATGGCCGCCGCATGACGCTCTATACCATCCTCGGCAGCTGCATTGGTTTTATCATCGTCATTGCCCTGTCGATGTTCGGGATTGGTGCGCTGCTCAACGCATCGCTGGCCTGGCTCACCGTGCTCAAATGGGTCGGCGGCGCTTATCTGGTCTGGCTTGGCATACAGGTTTGGCGCTCACCGCCCATCGGTATAACCGACTACACCGCAGTAGCATCCAGATCTCCAGGTTCGCTGTTTCGCCAGGGCGCACTGGCGGCCATCAGCAACCCCAAGGTGATTCTGTTTTTTGCCGCCTTTCTGCCGCAGTTCATTGATCCGTCTCGCAGCCTGCTGGTTCAGTTTGTCGTATTGGCGGGCACTTTCGCTGTCGTCGAATTCAGCATCGAGCTGGTGGTCGCCAGCCTGGCCAATCGCATCAGCAAGTGGCTTACCAAGGTTGGCCGTCGTTTCAATCAAGGTTGTGGTGCTGCGTTTATTGCGATTGGGGTGGCGTTGCCGTTGCCGTTGCGGTCTTAG